In Meles meles chromosome 13, mMelMel3.1 paternal haplotype, whole genome shotgun sequence, the DNA window AAACCTTCCAATTGTGTAAAATATctagctgggttttttttttttaatatgtctgtAAGAACTACTTTTCTCTCTGACACTTTCTCCCCCAaacaacttttttgttttgtaaatagtTAATGCCTTTGCCTCATTTACAAATGAAAAGTACATCCCAAGAAGTCTTCCTCCTTGGCCCCAAAGCGATGCAGTCGGTATCCCCCACCTTGGGCAATTCTTTGTATTAGCTTCTTGTTAATCCTCCTAGGGATACTTCGTACAAATGGAAGCAAATACAAATGCATGCCAGTATTTCGTCCACTTTCTACCACCTGAGAAAACAGGTTACATGTACTCTTTGTACCTTGTCACTTAATATGGCCTGGAGTTCCCTCCAGGCCGACACGGAGAGATGGCCTGCATTCTTTTGTTTAGAGCTGCATTCATAGCCCCATTGCTAGACACTTGGATTATTTCCAATCTTTTGTTATTGCAAACAGTGTCACAAGGGATAACCTCCTCTCTGAAATTTCATAAAGGTGTGTCTGTAGGATAAAgtcctagaagtgggattgccgGGTCAAAGGACGGGCCCGCATTTCCAATTTGAAGACTAAGACTCTAAATCCTGGTCTCAGAGGAGAGAGAATAAAGCAGGCTTCTCCCTGTGTGGTCCCTGGCCTGGTGCTGGTCTGCAGCTGGGAGTACAGAAACTGAAAGCATTTGGGACACTTAGAGCAATCTCCCACTGCAACATTCACCTGCATTTTTCTAAagagttgttggtttttttttaattttacctttttgtttttattatgcacTACGTTAATACACTGCATAACCTTTAGAAGGGCTAGATGAGCGGGACTGAGTTATTTTTCATCGATCAGGAAAATGCTTCCTTAATCAATATCCTCCAAACCCTTTGGTTTTGTTACATAGTAACAATCAACTCCAGAGATGCGCCTATCTCTTTGCATCAAACTCCACTGATAGGGATAATAGGCAACCCTTTTGTCCTTGCCCCCGTTGGTGAACCTGTGGATGTGCGCTGTGGCTATGCCAGGGATGACCAAGGACGGGGCCATGACTCCGATCCCGGGCAGGATCTCGAACCACATCGCACCGCGGTGGCCAAGGCCAAaaccctccttccctgccctgttAAAGGTGACCCCTAAAGAGTTGGTTTTATTGACCTTATCCGCCTATGAtgactggagagaaaaaaattacttccatTGCGAGGTAAAAGTCATCATCAACAACTTTTTTAACGTGACGTTGACTCAGATTTTTTACCCAAGCAGCTTCTGAAAAGTGTATGGAGAAACCATCCCCACACACCAAAGAACACAACAAAATTAGACAAACCAAAAAGTGCAAAGATATTTCAGTCCTTTAATAGCAATTGAGTGAGTGCCAACATATTCCAGTGTGAGAGGTTAAACGATCCCCAACGTAGGTGGGTGAAtgggcagggacagagagaaagacagggaaagaGACAGGCAGTCTCTCCCAGATAAAAGAAGCAGACAATGACAGAACACAAAATGTAGTAGGGCCTAAGTCATATGGTGACGGGTCCCCTGCAGAAGAAGCCGGCCGGCCAGTCAGAGAAGAGCAAAGTTTTAGGCATCATCCTTCTCTGCCAGGATAccaatctttattttattttttatttattcattcattcacccattcattcatttcagaaAGAGCAAGCACAGCCGGGAGGAGGGCAAGGGAcaagccgactccatgctgagcccagagcctgatgcaggcatTGATCTCATGGCCCcaaagtcatgacctgagctgaagttgggagtctgatgctcaactgatggaaccacccaggcacccccaggacaCCAATCTTTTAAAGTAGGAAGGGAGCCTACGATGAAGTAGGGATGTGCAGGAAGAAAAtgttagaaattcaaatttatattttataatcttgTCCTTTCCAATGTATATTTGTACTTTGCCATGTAAGTAATCTCCAAGCACTGCAGTGTTCATGTACAATTAGAGCAAATAAATGTAGTGGGGATGCAGATTCGTTATGTTTTATTCTGAAAGATCAAAGATCAGAAAAGCTGAAAGACCACTCACAGCTCTGTGGCAACTGGAGGGGAGGGATCCGGTCTGTCTTGCTCACCATCGTACTCCCAGGGACACAGTGCCTGACCCACAGCAAGCAAAGAAGGATTATGTGGGATCTGACGCAGCTTTGAAAGTAAGTCCCTGCTTCAAGGGCCCGGGTGCTTCTGCGGCTATGGTTGCTAAGTAGTTAAGCACCCAAAGAGAAAGATCGGACAAAACACCCTATACCTGTCCTGCCCTGAAGTTGTCATTCAAATATGGTATTTTTGCCTTCTGGAGTTGCAAGAAAAGTTAGAAATCAGTTGGCAGATCCAATTAATGGGTTTATACTCCATAAACCTTGCTGCCAGGATGAAATACATTTCTCTAAGCCAGTGGAAGTAGttctacttaaaattattttggaggGTGcgggggctcagtaggttaatcaTCAGTGATCTCTGGTGTCCTGCCATCCAGTCCCTggccatcaggctctctgcccagcagggagtctgcttctccctctccctctgcccttccccccatcctgctagtgctctctctctctctctgggcacTTGGTGCAGCGGAGTGTAGAAAATGCCACGGCCTTCTTGTCAGCAGTTTTTGTATGAAGGAACACTCTTCTTAGCACTGATGTCATTTGGAATTTGGTGGAAATAAATAAGCCACTAATGCTGCCTTTGCCCTGCTTGTTTTCTACAGATCTAGTTTATGTTTTACAAAGGTCTCGCCAGGCGTTTATCCCTCCCAGGGTGTGGCAGAACATCATCTAAGTCCGACTTGGTAAGTGCCCAGCTGTCTGTGACGTTCACTCCCCCGGCCTCCCCTCCTGTGCCCAGCCAGGATCTTTCTGTTGCCTTCCAGGTGCTACAGTagcacctggcacacagctgGCGCCCAATAAGTGTTTGTGCAAAGGACGGGAGGAGGGAGTCTTTGGACTATATgcttatcttatttcattttttaaaaagattttatttatatatttgacagacagagatcacaggtaggcagagagacaggcagagagagagggggaagcaggctctctggaccttgggatcatgacctgagccgaaggcagaggctttaacccactaagccacccaggcccccctataTGCTTATTTTAATGTGCAAAAACAAAGTGGGTAGGGGGATGtgtcttttgaataaataaagaattattaaagttgaacaaaaaagacaaagaacccAATTAAGAAGTGAGCAGAAGGTTTGGAtgcacatttctccaaagatacaggAATGACCAAcatgcacatgaaaagatgttcagtatcattGCGtgattagggaaatacaaatcaaaatcacaatgagatgcaCTTTACACCCACTAGataggttttaattttaaaacaataattaaaagggTTGGTCAGGATGaggagaaatcagaaccctcatacactgctggtgggaaatgTACAATGGCCTAGCAGTCTAGCAGCTGTGCAAAGTAATCTGGGATTCCTTCACAGCTTAAACCACAGAATGACCACGCGAGCCAGCAATCCCACCCCTAGTTACCCATCAGAaagaactgggatgcctgggaggctcagtccagTAAGaagctgactttggctcaggtcatgatcccggagtcctgagaagaagccctgagctgggctccctgcttctccctctgcctcctcaccaccacccccaccaccacccccgctcatgctctctgtctctctttcaaataaaatcttaaaaaagaaagagaggaagtaaggaaggaagaaaaggaagaaggggaaaaaaggaaagatggaaaaaaaagaggggcacctgccttgggctcaggccatgatcccaggggtcctgggcatagggctccctgctcagcgggaagcctgcttctccctctcccactctccctgcttttgatccctctctcgctgtgtctttctctgtcaaataaaatctttaaaaaaaaaaaaaaaaaggattccatcAGAATCTTGCTTAGAGGTATGTGGGGATTTTTAGGCTCCAAGAGGAGTTAAtctgtttccttcttcctgcAGAGATATTCATAGGAACTGAGTATTCTGAATCTCTAGAATTTAGAGCGACTTAGCCAGCCACAATGGTGATGTGCCAGAAAGAACCGCCTGTGCAAAACTAGAACCCCacggaaaaaaaatgcatttgtgaAAGAAGAGAATTTTCAAAAAGGGAGTAAATTAGTCTTTtaatgattcttctttttttttttaagattattcttAAACCTTCCTGCACATGTGTGGTCATTTGGGACCTCATGAGTCCGTACTCTGAAAGTGGCGTCTATCTTCCCCAAACCCGGCCCCTGCTGCCTTAGGACCTGCCGGCTATTTAGAAGAAGCAAAGACAACATTTGGTAAATATATTAACTATACACGAGAGAAAATGGCTCACAAGAAGGGAATCAATTctgtaaaataagtaattttataaAATCGTCCACTCAGCTCTTTTGTGTGGACTGTCTACTGCCCTCTCCCGCCCTGGGTGTTCTTGGCCAGGTTCAATCTCGCAAAGGATGAGCACTGTGTCGCAAAGGATGAGCACTGTGTCGTCAGTGGCTGCCTGCAAgagcactgttttgtttttttgtttgtttgtttgttttttcagtgtaatCCCTCCccaaggtgcctggctggctcagttgttaccTGCATAAGCCAATTTCTCCACTGGCAGGAAGAATTTTACCATTTATTGGGAGCATATTATGGGCCTCTCAGGCTCAGGAAGCTTGAGGAAACTCATGTCAGATTGCAGATCTAGTAGGTGGTAGAGAGGAAATAAAGGGTCGTCCTCTTTTTGGCTCCACAGACCACCATGGTTGCAGAAAAGTTAGGAATACGCAGACTATAATCTACCTTGTGCCTGGGGactcaataaatcaataaattcccACCATCCGAAACAGTTGGCACAGAATGGGCGCTCCGTACATGTCTGTGGCAGGAAGGAAAAAggcaggggacagaggaaggaggagcaATGGACACGCTTTCTTTCTAATCCTGGCACTTACCTTTAACTACAAAATGCCCATACAGCTGTCagatcattaaaattaaaaaataataataataaataaataaagaccttaacaattattttattttttaaagattctattcatttatttgacagagagagagcgcacaagtagagggagtggcaggcagagggagaaggcgaagcagtctccttgctgagcagagagcccaatgtgagccttgatcccaggaccctggaatcatgaccggagctgaaggcagacacctaaccgactgagccatgcaggtgtccccCCTCAAATATTTCCTATGATTGGTGGCTTGATGTACAATTTAAATCATCCTGATTACACCAGGAGGGATCTGATACCAATTGGTCTCACATTGGTGATGCGAATGTGATCACTTGGTCAAGGTGATGTCCTCCAGATTTTACCATTGTAGAGAAACCCATTTCATTTGTAATTCATAAAGTAATTTCTGGGGTGATATTTGAGACTCTGTGAATATTCCCagttaaaaaaactttttttaatcatCCTAGAGTTATGAGGCCCAGCTTTTAGGCTCTGTTGTTCTCTTACCCTGTTGTGACCTTGGCTAAGTCACATAACCTCACTGAGCCTGTTTCTTATGTAACTCGGACAATCTTGCATAAGTTGCCTCTCCTCTAGGACTAAGCTTATTTCACCAGTGGGCAGATTTGACTGGGTACTTCACCAAAACAGATCTCCAATGGCCAAAAGGCATATGGAGAGAGCCAACATCACCACCCATCGGGAAATGAAATTTGAAAGCAGAGTGGGATGACTACATACTCCCAGAATTA includes these proteins:
- the LOC123955710 gene encoding NADH dehydrogenase [ubiquinone] 1 alpha subcomplex subunit 1-like; protein product: MWFEILPGIGVMAPSLVIPGIATAHIHRFTNGGKDKRVAYYPYQWSLMQRDRRISGVDCYYVTKPKGLEDID